The DNA region aggataaggataagataggataaggtttgattggataagataagctaagataaggttatggatgaggttttggataagatccttctcttgagctgattctttgactttactcttcttcttcacataggaaaccttgcttgagtaggaaacttcattcgtctaggaatccatcttcaattaggactccttcagtgattaggaatcccaattcatttaggaatccttcattcaagccatttccttcttcaactaggaaactttgtatcttcaattcttcaactttgaaacacattcctagcttcatcaatccttcaaattcgtccatcctttgtgcttcatgtgcatgaacttcattctagcccaattttgctccaaaatgctccaaattgcgtccttttgctcactttgtctctaaaacctgaaaacacatgaaaatagcttaaaaagactaacttaactaagaaaacacaacataaatgcataagaactaactaactaaggcgcataaatatgctcctatcaaacatGGAAGGTGATGGTTCCTAATAAAATTAGGTTGTTTCTTTGGCGAGCTTGCCGTCATTCTCTTGCCGTGAGACATAACTTGGAAAGGCGTCGAATTCGAGTTAAGAATATATGTGAATTATGTGGAGCTACTGATGAAACAGAAGCACATATATTCTTTAACTGTGACTTTAGCTGAGCATTTTGGTTTGGCACATCATTACAAATTGATATGAGTTCTTTTGGGGCACAAGACTTTCTGGGGGGGGGGGTGGAAAATGCTATTAGACCGTGTGGGTCAGGGACAGGATGTAGATTCAGTGCTTCAACGAATTGCTTTTGGTTTGTGGCGTATATGGAAATGTCACAATGAAGCAGTATTTAACGATAATCGTATCATGTCTCATATTGCAGATGAGTTGTGGTGTCGTCAAGTATCCGAGTTTCAAGAGGCGATGGAAGTGGATAATGGGGAGGAGGATAGAAGTGCACACCAGGTTTTGGTGGGGGATGGTTCCCAGATTGTGATTAGCGCAAAGGGATGGACGAAACCTGAGTTTGGCAGGTTAAAATTAAATACTAATGCAGCATGGCAGAAGGAAACAAAGGTAGGTGGCGTAGGGTGGGTCTTGCGCGAATTTGCAGGAATTCCAAAGATGGTGGGAGGAAATGGTGGGGACTATTTCTTGTCATCAGATATGGCTGAGGCGGCAACCATAAGACAGGGACTGCAGATGTGTGTTTTAAGGGGATTTCATGTGTCTGGGGAGGTTCTGGAGGTGGAGTCTGATTCGGAAGGATTGGTTCAAATGTTAAATAAGGAGATTCAAGCTGATGTGTTGCTGGAGGTACATTTAGTTGATATTTGGAATATAATGCAGTCATTCCAATCGGTGAAGTTTATCTTTACCTCTCGACAATACAATCGTGTAGCCCATATGGTGGCGGCGTACGTTCTTAAGCATGGTGGGAGTTATGGTTGGGATGAATTAGGACCtcaatttttgtttaatattttagcTGAAGATGCAAATATTTCCATTCGTATTTGACGTTTAATACATTTCTATcccttgacaaaaaaaaaagaggaaagtaTGATGGATTTGACTGTTGTGATAGTGTGGTGGCTGTGACTGGTGAGAAATGTGATAGTGGGAGCGGCCTTTTATAGCCACACGACAGAGTCATGACTTTGATATGGAAAGCATTAGGTATGATTTTCTGAAATTCATCGAATTTTCCCACCATCACATTTCGTGCCCTAGAGATGGAAATTCTTTGATATGGAAGGCGCTGTTCGCTAGCTTCAGGAAAAGGTTCGTAATTGTTGTTTACCTGTTTTAATGGTGAACTGCCCATTTATACATTTCCCTAAAGATGTAAATAGAGAACGTCATCATAAACGCACATGAGTAGTTAATTGCGTTATAAGGactaattttgttttatttgtagttttaaattaaaggaGTTGTTGTTGGTatttcaaaaatcttattttgcataccaaattttctataattagaaagaaaaatacacttgtaaggAATGCAATCCAACTTGAGAAATGCTTTGCTAATTAACCTTGACAGCCTAATGAT from Malus domestica chromosome 01, GDT2T_hap1 includes:
- the LOC114826102 gene encoding uncharacterized protein, which encodes MLLDRVGQGQDVDSVLQRIAFGLWRIWKCHNEAVFNDNRIMSHIADELWCRQVSEFQEAMEVDNGEEDRSAHQVLVGDGSQIVISAKGWTKPEFGRLKLNTNAAWQKETKVGGVGWVLREFAGIPKMVGGNGGDYFLSSDMAEAATIRQGLQMCVLRGFHVSGEVLEVESDSEGLVQMLNKEIQADVLLEVHLVDIWNIMQSFQSVKFIFTSRQYNRVAHMVAAYVLKHGGSYGWDELGPQFLFNILAEDANISIRI